One window of the Myxococcales bacterium genome contains the following:
- the pyk gene encoding pyruvate kinase, with protein sequence MMRHVKIVCTLGPATANADMIEALVAAGMDCARLNFSHGDFESHALLARHVRQAAIKQNKAVAVLADLTGPKLRIGRFRSGAIELRPGEKFTITTRAITGDEHSVSVNHGGFADDMKPGIAILLDDGLLRLRVLRIEDTDVVCEVEIGGELSDNKGMNVPGTQLSIPSLTDKDKSDLAFAVDTLKADYLALSFVRTAEDVSITQALAKETPVIAKIEKPEALENLDAIADTADGVMIARGDLGVEVGPEKVPVIQKHVISQVNKRNKVVITATQMLDSMMRNSRPTRAEAADVANAVLDGSDALMLSGETASGRYPLESVRMMDAIIQDVENATFAQPHGHTSGTGRIGELSFPNAAAGAAALLSSTLPIKAFVTFTRDGRTAGLLSSYRRAAPIVAITAKEAVANRLAINWGVLPFMELPPTDMSEVIRVASALLVREKICKKGDIFVLVLGWPPSAPTNTVKLHRL encoded by the coding sequence ATGATGAGGCATGTCAAAATCGTTTGTACCCTCGGGCCTGCGACCGCAAACGCCGACATGATTGAAGCGCTTGTTGCCGCAGGAATGGATTGTGCTCGGCTCAATTTCTCCCATGGTGATTTTGAAAGCCACGCCCTCTTGGCTCGCCATGTGCGCCAGGCCGCCATTAAACAAAACAAGGCCGTGGCGGTGCTGGCGGACTTGACTGGTCCCAAACTCCGCATAGGTCGCTTTCGAAGTGGAGCGATAGAGCTTAGGCCTGGGGAGAAGTTCACGATCACCACCCGTGCCATCACCGGGGACGAGCACAGTGTCTCGGTCAATCACGGGGGCTTTGCCGATGACATGAAGCCTGGCATCGCTATTCTCCTTGATGATGGGTTGCTTCGACTTCGCGTACTTCGCATAGAGGATACGGATGTGGTGTGTGAAGTCGAAATTGGAGGCGAGCTATCTGACAATAAAGGCATGAATGTGCCCGGCACCCAACTAAGTATTCCCTCCCTTACCGACAAAGATAAGTCCGACCTCGCCTTTGCGGTTGACACGCTCAAAGCGGATTATCTCGCACTTTCGTTCGTGCGCACCGCAGAGGACGTCTCGATCACGCAGGCCTTGGCCAAAGAGACCCCTGTTATCGCCAAGATTGAAAAACCTGAGGCACTGGAGAATTTAGACGCCATCGCAGATACCGCAGATGGTGTCATGATCGCGCGCGGCGATCTCGGAGTCGAGGTCGGCCCCGAGAAAGTTCCGGTTATCCAAAAGCACGTCATTAGCCAAGTCAATAAACGCAACAAGGTAGTGATTACCGCGACCCAAATGCTGGATTCCATGATGCGCAATTCTCGCCCGACGCGCGCGGAGGCCGCCGATGTTGCCAATGCTGTACTTGATGGTTCCGATGCTTTGATGTTGAGCGGAGAGACAGCAAGCGGGCGCTATCCGCTTGAGTCCGTACGCATGATGGACGCGATCATCCAAGACGTTGAGAACGCCACGTTTGCGCAACCGCACGGACATACGTCTGGGACGGGCCGTATTGGTGAGCTCAGCTTTCCCAATGCCGCAGCGGGTGCAGCCGCACTTTTGTCATCCACATTGCCGATCAAGGCGTTTGTGACGTTCACCCGCGACGGCCGAACAGCGGGACTGTTGTCGAGCTACCGGCGGGCCGCTCCCATCGTCGCCATAACGGCCAAAGAGGCTGTAGCGAATCGACTGGCGATCAACTGGGGCGTTTTGCCTTTCATGGAACTTCCGCCAACGGACATGTCAGAAGTGATACGCGTGGCCTCCGCGCTTTTGGTGCGGGAGAAGATCTGCAAAAAAGGAGATATCTTTGTGTTGGTGCTCGGGTGGCCCCCTTCGGCCCCAACTAATACTGTCAAGCTCCATCGCCTGTAG
- a CDS encoding Glu/Leu/Phe/Val dehydrogenase yields MAVLNHMRNLGYGEVFIRHNAASHLNAIIAIHSSLLGPALGGCRLAVYPDDDAALHDALRLAEGMTYKAALAGLDHGGGKAVIIEPRGAFDRHALFSAFGDMVHQLGGRYYTAEDSGTTPEDMHVIRSVTPYVTGATIGDGGSGDPSPFTALGVRCGIQACIKFVLHQDSLTGLHICVQGVGSVGYHLCRELHAMGARLTVADTDANKTARVAQEFGATIVSVSDIAQIECDVFAPCAFGGIINDISIPQLRCRIIAGAANNQLAMEHHGDVLAARGITYAPDYAINAGGLINVAQELKGYREEIARSRTLKIFDTIWNILEEAKHSNIAPHRVAARIARNRLTSVK; encoded by the coding sequence ATGGCTGTCTTAAACCACATGCGAAACCTGGGCTATGGTGAGGTTTTCATCCGCCACAATGCCGCAAGCCATTTGAATGCAATCATTGCCATTCACAGCTCGCTGCTCGGCCCGGCTCTTGGCGGCTGCCGCTTGGCGGTTTATCCGGATGATGACGCGGCGCTGCATGATGCGCTTAGGCTCGCCGAAGGCATGACCTATAAAGCAGCATTGGCCGGGCTTGATCACGGAGGGGGGAAAGCCGTCATCATTGAGCCGCGGGGCGCGTTTGATCGGCACGCTTTGTTCAGCGCATTCGGGGATATGGTGCACCAGCTCGGCGGCCGTTATTACACTGCGGAAGACAGCGGAACTACGCCCGAGGATATGCATGTCATTCGCAGTGTCACTCCCTATGTGACTGGTGCGACGATAGGCGATGGGGGCTCGGGCGATCCGTCGCCATTTACAGCGCTAGGCGTGCGCTGCGGCATACAGGCATGCATCAAATTTGTGTTACATCAAGATAGTCTGACGGGTTTGCACATCTGCGTGCAGGGTGTTGGCAGCGTGGGATATCATTTGTGTAGAGAGCTCCATGCAATGGGAGCCCGACTGACGGTGGCTGACACCGATGCAAATAAAACCGCGCGCGTGGCGCAAGAATTCGGAGCCACCATCGTATCAGTTTCCGATATCGCTCAGATCGAGTGCGACGTGTTTGCGCCCTGTGCGTTTGGCGGCATTATCAACGACATCAGCATTCCTCAGTTGCGCTGTCGCATCATCGCCGGGGCGGCAAATAATCAGCTCGCCATGGAACATCATGGTGATGTGCTGGCCGCACGGGGAATCACCTATGCACCCGATTATGCGATTAATGCGGGTGGACTCATCAATGTTGCACAGGAATTAAAAGGGTACCGTGAGGAGATTGCAAGGTCGCGGACTCTCAAAATCTTCGATACGATATGGAATATATTGGAGGAAGCCAAACATAGCAACATCGCACCGCATCGGGTTGCTGCGCGAATTGCACGCAACCGCCTAACGAGCGTCAAATGA
- a CDS encoding response regulator — translation MNTTAEILILDSLDRDREGLRVLFEKEGYLCTVVADASEARELIIGKFFPVAVVDLDFGGVGAGVDLCFFLREHSPATSIVMLTSRRSFEAAVQAMRLGVVDVIMKTPGEIPRLRATILKELDKQGSVSGNSDLLRTAQSVLEEAVKIMLEMGRSLYVSSDSSSQRRPRVLLVDNDATLVDQIRTTLNPALCELHIEMTGGAALDKALATPFDLVAVSEQLGDLPGTTVLKSLQNYHVETLGLLYSKQQGGHLDRYQAGQPAHVERPFGGAPHLLERVTSIAQEVGQLQRERGYIRAFRRHHETFLRRYADLKIRIDNVRSGMSP, via the coding sequence ATGAACACCACTGCGGAAATTCTTATCCTCGACTCGCTCGACCGAGATCGGGAAGGTCTACGGGTGCTTTTTGAAAAAGAGGGCTACCTGTGCACCGTAGTGGCCGACGCATCGGAAGCGCGTGAACTGATCATCGGCAAGTTTTTCCCCGTTGCGGTGGTGGATCTGGATTTTGGCGGGGTAGGCGCTGGGGTAGACCTATGTTTTTTCTTGCGGGAGCACAGCCCTGCGACCTCGATTGTGATGCTGACATCACGCAGATCCTTTGAGGCTGCCGTTCAAGCCATGCGGCTTGGTGTCGTCGATGTCATCATGAAAACACCCGGAGAGATACCACGCTTGCGGGCGACGATTCTCAAGGAGCTCGATAAGCAAGGCTCAGTGTCCGGGAACAGCGACTTATTGCGGACCGCGCAATCTGTGCTCGAAGAGGCGGTGAAAATAATGCTGGAGATGGGACGGTCTTTGTACGTGAGTTCTGATTCCTCCTCGCAGCGCCGCCCCCGCGTTTTGTTGGTGGATAACGATGCCACGCTTGTGGATCAGATTCGCACGACATTGAATCCCGCCTTATGCGAGCTGCACATTGAAATGACGGGTGGCGCGGCGCTTGATAAGGCGCTTGCTACCCCGTTTGATCTGGTGGCTGTCAGTGAACAGTTGGGTGATCTGCCGGGAACCACGGTGCTAAAGTCCCTGCAGAATTACCATGTGGAGACGCTCGGGCTGTTGTACTCGAAGCAGCAAGGCGGACACTTGGACCGCTATCAGGCGGGGCAACCCGCTCACGTCGAGCGGCCCTTTGGCGGCGCGCCGCACCTGCTTGAACGCGTAACGTCCATTGCGCAGGAAGTCGGGCAACTTCAGCGGGAGCGCGGCTATATTCGCGCGTTTCGCAGGCATCACGAGACGTTTTTGCGCCGATATGCGGATTTAAAGATACGTATTGATAACGTGCGCTCAGGGATGTCCCCTTAA
- a CDS encoding PilZ domain-containing protein, giving the protein MSAIIVPAAHRHTMRRQVRVPCQVVSDQHFELLGESTLDLSLEGMKVLTRTHVNVGEKVIVSFKAPIGGLWFDAEGEVVRAVHGYRAQDQGREFALRFSYFERVSKTLLASRLCGFPPPLPKRRHRVDYAASVRRIFYRAPEMTGVAEI; this is encoded by the coding sequence ATGAGTGCTATCATTGTCCCAGCAGCGCACCGTCATACCATGCGCCGTCAGGTGCGCGTTCCTTGCCAAGTCGTGAGCGACCAACATTTTGAGTTATTAGGCGAAAGCACGTTGGACCTGTCACTCGAAGGCATGAAGGTTTTAACGCGCACGCACGTGAATGTGGGTGAGAAGGTGATTGTCTCTTTTAAGGCGCCGATAGGAGGATTATGGTTTGACGCCGAAGGGGAGGTGGTCCGAGCCGTTCATGGCTATCGCGCTCAGGACCAGGGGCGGGAGTTTGCCCTGCGCTTCTCCTACTTCGAACGCGTTTCAAAGACTTTACTGGCCTCTCGCCTTTGTGGATTTCCGCCGCCGCTTCCCAAGAGACGGCATCGGGTTGACTACGCCGCCAGCGTCCGGCGCATTTTCTATCGAGCGCCCGAGATGACTGGTGTGGCCGAGATCTAG
- a CDS encoding HAMP domain-containing protein — protein sequence MSPPRLGLRAQIMVVLCIAFSGSFFLVAVAAIPILEHVRSLDRLKAASGTAHILAAFLDTETTVDDSKGWSQVAEALSFGTGLTGLEVRTQRGFSFRRGVTGEGRLVRAPLETGGEVRLWISRPTGNLHAPVARLLLPYVFIAGAFMLLLTFVALTYGIVRPVEQLTRASERVATGGRYEEVPVKGVAEIARLASVYNAMAAQLRLERTALEDRVRRLEETTAKLRTTQHELVRSEKLASVGRLAAGIAHEIGNPLAAILGFVDLLQGGKLSAMEQREFLSRVHSETERINKIIRDLLNFSRQNTAPDAPHAASDLGVVVENAVRLVVPQKDLSHVTIERRVVEQTPMVRGDVDKLTQVVLNLLLNAADAIAGEGSIVVDVAPSETPGMVSLVVSDTGPGIAPSIAEKLFDPFVTTKDVGQGTGLGLAVCHNIVAQLGGKIEVTTPAGGGARFEILLPEAPLATLP from the coding sequence TTGAGCCCCCCCCGTCTGGGATTACGCGCCCAGATAATGGTGGTCCTATGCATCGCGTTCTCCGGCTCCTTCTTCCTGGTTGCCGTAGCGGCGATACCCATTCTCGAGCATGTAAGGAGCCTCGATAGGCTAAAGGCAGCCTCTGGCACCGCCCACATCCTAGCTGCGTTTCTCGATACGGAGACCACGGTTGACGATTCTAAAGGCTGGAGCCAGGTGGCCGAGGCATTGTCTTTTGGCACCGGTCTGACGGGATTAGAGGTCAGGACCCAACGCGGATTCAGCTTTCGGCGGGGCGTGACGGGCGAGGGCCGGTTGGTACGTGCGCCTCTTGAGACCGGAGGTGAGGTGAGGCTTTGGATCAGCCGCCCCACCGGGAACCTTCATGCCCCGGTCGCGCGATTGCTCTTGCCCTATGTATTTATAGCAGGTGCCTTCATGTTGCTTCTGACTTTCGTAGCGCTGACCTACGGCATCGTGCGCCCTGTCGAGCAGTTGACCAGAGCGTCCGAGCGGGTGGCCACAGGCGGCCGGTACGAGGAAGTGCCAGTAAAGGGCGTAGCGGAAATCGCTCGGCTCGCATCGGTGTATAATGCGATGGCGGCGCAGTTGCGTCTCGAACGCACTGCGCTTGAAGACCGTGTGCGTAGGCTCGAAGAAACAACCGCCAAACTTCGCACCACCCAGCACGAACTCGTGCGGAGCGAAAAACTGGCATCGGTTGGACGCCTCGCAGCAGGGATTGCACATGAGATAGGCAATCCGCTTGCAGCGATTCTCGGCTTCGTCGACCTTCTGCAGGGGGGGAAGCTTAGCGCGATGGAGCAGCGCGAGTTTCTCTCCCGTGTTCACAGTGAAACGGAACGCATCAATAAAATTATTCGCGATCTCTTGAATTTCTCTCGTCAGAACACGGCTCCTGACGCTCCCCACGCAGCAAGTGATTTAGGCGTCGTGGTTGAGAATGCCGTCCGTTTGGTAGTTCCTCAAAAAGATCTCAGCCACGTGACCATTGAGCGTCGCGTTGTTGAGCAAACCCCCATGGTCCGGGGCGACGTCGATAAACTCACGCAGGTGGTGCTCAATTTACTGCTAAATGCGGCAGACGCTATTGCCGGCGAAGGTAGTATCGTAGTTGATGTCGCGCCCTCCGAAACGCCAGGCATGGTTTCGTTGGTGGTCTCGGACACGGGCCCCGGTATCGCTCCATCGATTGCCGAGAAGCTCTTTGATCCGTTTGTGACCACAAAGGACGTGGGGCAGGGCACAGGTCTGGGACTAGCGGTCTGCCACAATATTGTGGCGCAACTGGGCGGAAAGATTGAGGTCACGACTCCAGCGGGTGGCGGAGCTCGGTTTGAGATTTTGCTTCCTGAGGCTCCTTTGGCCACCTTGCCATAG
- the uvrC gene encoding excinuclease ABC subunit UvrC → MKAALQTVLASLPAKPGVYIFRDRAQNALYVGKALNLRSRTRSYFHASSHDDRLFIPFLEHEVDDIETIVVRTEKEAALLEHTLIRQLKPKYNVKLRDDKEYLSLRLDPHVAWPRLETVRRPKRDGAYYFGPYHSASSARRTLRLVNRHFKLRTCTDTEFRSRVRPCLQYQIKRCPAPCVYPVDAHNYHEQIKSVALFLNGKHAELSKLLDHQMHEASTSMQYELAATYRDQLKAVALAQQEQQVSVQSNIDQDVVHFFREQTQAEFAVLLVRNGKLNAVRSFALKKAQLPDSELLSSFVAEYYEGASYVPHEVLLPQEIELMQGFSEMLSEQRGSQVRVRVPKRGAHRRLLQLAADNAEQNFMERKRLADDQQENLTKLQALLQLPSPPRRIECIDVSHSGGDDTVAAIVVMTDGVLDRAAYRTFHIRASGPSDDYAAMFEALSRRFRRGKSGEDGWELPDLVVVDGGRGQIKMAQTALKELGLTEIRVIGVAKEREDVRGELQRDRIYVQGRKNPIALRGHPEAVLITRLRDEAHRSANRLREHKSTGRTLNSELDAIKGVGIKTRTLLLRQLGSMARVRAASLKDLYGVGLGKSQAKLVHDALHPSSSMARWPKEPQEAKSQTELRHPLES, encoded by the coding sequence ATGAAGGCCGCACTTCAGACTGTTTTGGCTTCCCTTCCAGCAAAGCCGGGCGTGTATATTTTTAGGGACCGCGCCCAAAACGCGCTCTACGTCGGCAAAGCACTCAACCTTCGCTCTCGCACCCGCAGTTATTTCCACGCGAGCAGTCACGACGATCGTTTGTTCATCCCGTTTCTTGAACACGAAGTGGATGACATCGAGACCATCGTCGTAAGGACCGAGAAAGAAGCGGCACTGCTCGAACACACCCTCATCAGACAGCTCAAGCCCAAATACAATGTCAAACTCAGAGACGACAAGGAGTATCTCTCACTAAGGCTAGATCCCCATGTCGCCTGGCCACGTTTGGAGACAGTGCGCCGTCCCAAGCGTGACGGTGCGTATTATTTTGGTCCCTACCATTCCGCCAGCAGTGCACGGCGAACTCTCAGATTGGTCAATCGCCATTTCAAGTTGCGCACTTGCACAGATACGGAGTTTCGCTCGCGGGTGAGGCCGTGCCTACAATATCAAATCAAGCGCTGTCCAGCTCCGTGTGTCTATCCCGTAGACGCCCACAACTACCACGAGCAGATCAAAAGTGTTGCGTTGTTTTTGAACGGAAAACACGCAGAACTCAGCAAACTCTTGGACCATCAGATGCACGAAGCATCAACTTCCATGCAGTACGAGCTTGCCGCCACGTACCGCGACCAACTCAAGGCGGTAGCGCTGGCGCAGCAAGAACAACAGGTTTCCGTCCAATCCAATATTGACCAAGACGTCGTGCATTTTTTTAGAGAGCAAACCCAGGCGGAGTTTGCCGTATTATTGGTCCGAAACGGCAAGCTCAACGCCGTGCGCAGTTTCGCGCTAAAAAAGGCGCAGCTGCCAGATTCAGAGTTGCTGTCATCCTTCGTGGCGGAGTATTACGAAGGCGCCTCGTATGTGCCCCACGAAGTCCTTTTGCCTCAAGAAATCGAACTAATGCAGGGCTTTAGCGAGATGCTCTCCGAGCAGCGGGGCTCTCAGGTCAGGGTGAGGGTGCCCAAACGCGGCGCGCATCGCCGACTGTTGCAGCTTGCGGCGGACAATGCCGAGCAAAATTTTATGGAGCGAAAGAGGCTTGCGGATGACCAACAGGAGAACCTCACAAAGCTGCAAGCGCTGTTGCAGTTGCCATCGCCGCCGCGGCGCATCGAATGTATCGATGTCTCCCATAGCGGCGGTGATGACACCGTCGCCGCCATTGTGGTGATGACCGATGGTGTGCTCGACCGAGCCGCGTACCGCACTTTTCACATTCGGGCTAGCGGTCCTAGCGACGACTATGCGGCGATGTTCGAGGCGCTCTCGCGACGGTTTCGCCGAGGGAAGAGCGGCGAGGATGGCTGGGAGCTTCCTGACCTGGTCGTGGTGGATGGAGGACGCGGGCAAATCAAGATGGCACAGACAGCGCTCAAGGAGCTTGGATTGACCGAAATCCGTGTGATAGGTGTGGCTAAGGAACGCGAAGATGTCCGTGGCGAGCTACAACGCGATCGTATCTACGTCCAGGGACGAAAAAATCCCATAGCCCTGCGAGGCCATCCAGAGGCCGTTCTGATCACCCGCCTGCGGGATGAAGCCCATCGTTCAGCTAATCGTTTGAGGGAGCACAAGAGCACGGGGCGAACGCTCAATAGCGAACTCGATGCGATCAAGGGCGTGGGGATAAAGACCCGCACGCTATTGTTACGGCAGCTCGGATCCATGGCGCGCGTGCGCGCTGCCAGTCTTAAGGACCTATATGGGGTGGGTCTTGGCAAAAGCCAGGCGAAGTTGGTGCATGATGCGCTCCATCCTTCGAGTTCTATGGCAAGGTGGCCAAAGGAGCCTCAGGAAGCAAAATCTCAAACCGAGCTCCGCCACCCGCTGGAGTCGTGA
- the gatB gene encoding Asp-tRNA(Asn)/Glu-tRNA(Gln) amidotransferase subunit GatB translates to MSVRYEPVIGLEVHAQLLSKSKLFSPASNAFGGTPNTQISPVCLALPGALPVPNRGAVEMAVSAALALGCQVRLKSRFDRKHYFYPDLPKGYQISQYEFPFAEDGEVKLEVEGKARRIRIQRIHMEEDAAKNIHGSSTAKETLVDFNRAGVPLVEIVTHPDLQSALEAELYLRRLREVLLFVGVNDGNLEEGSFRCDANVSIRPVGQSELGTRVELKNINSFRFVRKAIEHEITRQEAILGNGGKVSMETRMWSERQGKTLSMRGKEQAHDYRYFPDPDLPPLVIPEAMIRALRDSLPELPEAKRMRWQRDYGLTSADAHVLTGHPRVAEFFEQTVSLMPKMTKNIQPDSSARLGKRVANFMQAELLRHTKTMGLSASFPVEPTAVVELLDLVDRGTISGKMAKDVFGAMLKTGRSASQVVEEQGLVQVTDSAAIEAEIRKVFEAHPEKVAQYNAGKTTLLGFFVGQVMRATKGASNPQLLNQTLKTMLESRKP, encoded by the coding sequence ATGTCCGTCAGGTACGAGCCCGTGATTGGGTTAGAAGTGCATGCCCAACTGTTGAGCAAATCAAAGTTGTTCTCGCCCGCATCGAACGCGTTTGGCGGAACACCCAATACCCAGATTTCCCCGGTGTGTCTGGCATTGCCTGGCGCCCTGCCCGTCCCGAATCGGGGGGCGGTAGAGATGGCGGTCTCGGCAGCCTTAGCCCTTGGATGCCAAGTTCGTCTCAAAAGCCGCTTTGACCGGAAACACTATTTCTATCCGGATCTGCCCAAGGGCTATCAGATTTCGCAGTATGAGTTCCCATTCGCAGAAGATGGAGAGGTGAAGCTCGAAGTGGAGGGCAAGGCGCGCCGTATTCGTATCCAACGCATTCACATGGAGGAAGATGCGGCGAAGAACATCCATGGGTCATCTACAGCCAAGGAAACTCTCGTCGATTTCAATCGCGCGGGAGTGCCCCTCGTAGAGATCGTCACGCATCCCGATCTGCAAAGCGCCCTCGAGGCCGAGCTCTATCTCAGGCGATTGCGGGAGGTGCTTTTGTTCGTGGGTGTGAACGACGGTAATCTCGAGGAGGGATCATTTCGCTGCGATGCAAACGTTTCCATTCGCCCAGTTGGCCAGAGCGAGCTTGGGACACGTGTGGAGCTCAAGAACATCAATTCGTTCAGGTTCGTTCGCAAAGCCATCGAGCACGAGATAACGCGACAAGAAGCGATTCTTGGAAACGGCGGAAAAGTGTCGATGGAGACCCGCATGTGGAGCGAGCGACAGGGCAAGACACTCTCCATGCGCGGCAAGGAACAGGCTCATGACTATCGCTATTTCCCGGATCCCGATCTACCGCCCTTGGTGATACCTGAAGCCATGATTCGCGCACTCAGAGATTCGCTTCCTGAGCTTCCAGAGGCAAAACGCATGCGATGGCAACGTGATTACGGACTGACATCGGCCGATGCGCACGTGCTCACGGGGCATCCACGCGTGGCTGAGTTTTTCGAGCAGACAGTATCGCTGATGCCCAAGATGACCAAAAATATCCAGCCGGATTCATCGGCACGGCTGGGAAAACGGGTGGCCAATTTCATGCAAGCGGAACTCCTGCGTCACACCAAGACCATGGGACTAAGCGCGAGCTTCCCGGTCGAACCCACGGCTGTCGTGGAACTCCTAGACCTCGTCGATAGGGGCACCATCAGCGGCAAGATGGCAAAGGATGTGTTTGGGGCCATGCTTAAGACCGGAAGGAGCGCATCGCAAGTGGTCGAGGAGCAAGGGTTGGTGCAAGTGACGGACTCGGCGGCTATCGAAGCGGAGATCCGCAAGGTGTTCGAGGCTCACCCAGAGAAGGTTGCGCAATACAATGCGGGTAAAACCACGTTGCTGGGTTTCTTTGTCGGTCAAGTGATGCGGGCGACCAAGGGAGCATCCAATCCACAGCTCCTAAATCAAACCTTAAAGACGATGTTGGAAAGTCGGAAGCCCTAG
- a CDS encoding 5-formyltetrahydrofolate cyclo-ligase produces the protein MPEDPAHLRREVKGALRERMHALRRALPAAARQERSRLACETLMRLGCYQESRVIALYSAFDHELDTTSLLEAAWSEPKTVALPRLNRHTHTISFHAVRDHKALSKSPLGIAEPQEDSPTMDLTAVDIVVVPALAADARGHRIGYGHGHYDRVLARMPTATRICLIYDFQLLVELPDEGHDERAHVVLTDQRVLDLRARDGRVRS, from the coding sequence ATGCCCGAGGACCCGGCGCATTTACGACGGGAGGTCAAAGGGGCGCTCCGGGAACGCATGCATGCCCTTCGCCGCGCGTTGCCAGCCGCTGCCCGTCAAGAACGCTCCAGACTTGCGTGTGAGACCCTTATGCGTCTCGGTTGCTATCAGGAGAGCCGAGTCATCGCTTTGTACTCAGCGTTCGATCATGAGCTTGATACGACTTCGCTACTTGAAGCCGCCTGGTCTGAGCCTAAAACCGTGGCCTTGCCGCGTCTTAATCGTCATACGCACACCATATCGTTTCATGCTGTGCGCGATCATAAGGCGCTTAGCAAGAGCCCCCTCGGCATCGCCGAGCCGCAAGAAGACAGCCCAACCATGGATTTAACGGCGGTGGATATTGTGGTCGTGCCGGCGCTCGCTGCTGATGCGCGAGGCCACCGTATCGGCTACGGTCACGGGCACTATGATCGCGTACTCGCGCGCATGCCCACAGCCACGCGCATCTGTCTTATCTACGACTTTCAGCTGTTGGTTGAGCTGCCCGACGAGGGTCACGATGAACGCGCCCATGTTGTGCTCACCGATCAGCGCGTATTAGACCTTCGGGCGCGCGACGGTCGCGTTCGCTCTTGA
- a CDS encoding cell division protein ZapA: MKQTLFLDIGGARYKISADADEAHVERLAHLINERMQALGPGAARATPAQKLVIIALGLADDLLQAESRSHSLQETTRAVIEGAIERIDTRLNASSPAMGTPGPR, translated from the coding sequence ATGAAGCAGACTCTTTTCTTGGATATCGGCGGCGCACGTTATAAGATCAGCGCAGACGCCGACGAGGCGCATGTCGAGCGGCTCGCCCACCTCATCAACGAGCGCATGCAAGCGCTCGGCCCCGGCGCCGCGCGGGCCACGCCAGCCCAAAAGCTCGTGATTATCGCCCTCGGCCTGGCCGATGATTTGCTCCAAGCGGAGTCCCGGTCACATTCCCTACAGGAGACCACACGGGCCGTCATCGAGGGCGCCATCGAGCGCATCGACACGCGGCTCAATGCCAGTAGCCCCGCCATGGGCACTCCCGGTCCAAGATAG